A genomic window from Leptolyngbya sp. BL0902 includes:
- a CDS encoding diacylglycerol/polyprenol kinase family protein, whose protein sequence is MLLTALTQIGIVLTWLGLVGGAAEAVRRFTSANPEVTRKIVHIGAGQVIVLAWWLQTPTWMGIVASALFSGVALLSYRYPILPGINGVGRHSLGTFFYAASIGLLTAAFWPSGQPQYAALGILVMTWGDGLAALVGQNFGRHPYQVLGSKKSWEGSLTMLVASGVVCLLVLGVSAGFTASVVTTAILVALSATLLETLSFYGLDNLTVPLGSAVLAYGLMGL, encoded by the coding sequence ATGTTGCTGACTGCCCTAACCCAAATTGGCATTGTGCTGACCTGGCTGGGGCTGGTGGGCGGGGCCGCCGAGGCGGTGCGACGGTTTACCTCCGCCAATCCTGAAGTGACTCGCAAAATTGTTCACATTGGGGCAGGGCAGGTCATTGTGCTGGCCTGGTGGCTGCAAACCCCCACCTGGATGGGAATTGTGGCGTCGGCGCTGTTTAGTGGGGTGGCGCTGCTGTCCTACCGCTATCCCATTTTGCCGGGAATCAACGGCGTGGGCCGTCACAGCCTGGGCACCTTTTTCTATGCCGCCAGCATTGGCCTGCTCACCGCTGCCTTTTGGCCCAGCGGACAGCCCCAATACGCCGCCCTCGGCATTCTGGTGATGACCTGGGGCGATGGTCTCGCGGCCTTGGTGGGGCAAAACTTTGGCCGCCACCCCTACCAGGTGTTGGGCAGCAAAAAGAGCTGGGAAGGCAGTCTCACCATGCTGGTGGCCAGTGGGGTGGTCTGCCTGCTCGTGCTCGGCGTCAGTGCCGGGTTTACCGCATCGGTTGTCACCACGGCCATCCTCGTCGCCCTGTCCGCCACCCTGCTAGAAACTCTGTCGTTCTACGGGTTGGATAACCTCACAGTGCCCCTGGGGAGTGCGGTGCTGGCCTATGGGTTAATGGGCCTATGA
- a CDS encoding AMIN domain-containing protein: MQWFTPSRLSSAVVPGVALAALVAYCPAVRAESLVDWQFDPATQQLTLILPAGTVPQSTVTPTSDRLVITLANTQLGTVATTATYDGPIQRIQLLPRDNAVDIVLVLAPGVALEADPGQLVAVEAAGQTRWVYAPQLAPVAQASEAPPAMIVELPPLPADPNLNWPYTGVGRLSISAANLMRPANLDAFNTLPETLAIDPFNLGLPTVTEQVSVPSLEELDAAVGVAIANPAVTPAPTVAPAQPVAQVPAPTATPAPSPDAPPTASLPPLPTSAPSTVQPQILPPTPDPATLNPAAIDQDNGGQAIAVNPVPTAAITTPPPSAAPGPSPTPSPSLPSAPQNPPFLTVPPPSRPDAVASETVPPAPATTVLTVPTPPTAAAGVVIPPSVEPIPVAVGPDAALSFGQPLPGSLSPGAVPPGPDRRLAPDTLIAAGSILELRYTGPSSLALDPGTVHQEVLVLETEIRDPMTNGLVAPAGSQLIGQFRPSGDGHQWVSQMLIAPNGQRVPFASTSDYVYNSPQVSGGTLALGAGLGALALTLLTGFGGIGLLGGALIGATTAVGTAPQLLVIEPNQVIYAEVMQDVYRVMPIATMPAETQEWGALPGTWQVP, translated from the coding sequence ATGCAATGGTTTACTCCGTCCCGCTTGAGTTCTGCCGTCGTGCCTGGGGTTGCCCTAGCGGCACTGGTGGCCTACTGTCCGGCGGTGCGGGCAGAGAGCTTAGTCGATTGGCAATTTGACCCAGCAACCCAACAGTTGACCCTCATCCTGCCAGCGGGGACAGTGCCGCAATCCACGGTAACGCCGACCTCGGATCGCCTGGTGATCACCCTGGCCAATACGCAACTGGGGACGGTTGCTACCACCGCCACCTACGATGGCCCCATCCAACGGATCCAACTGCTGCCTAGGGATAATGCGGTGGACATTGTGCTGGTGCTAGCCCCAGGGGTGGCCCTAGAAGCTGATCCGGGGCAACTGGTGGCGGTGGAAGCGGCGGGGCAAACCCGCTGGGTGTATGCGCCCCAACTTGCCCCGGTGGCCCAGGCTAGCGAGGCTCCCCCTGCCATGATTGTGGAATTGCCGCCGCTCCCCGCTGACCCCAACCTCAACTGGCCCTACACCGGGGTAGGACGGCTCAGCATCTCGGCAGCGAACCTGATGCGGCCTGCCAATTTGGACGCCTTCAACACCCTGCCGGAAACCCTGGCCATCGATCCCTTTAACCTGGGCCTGCCCACGGTGACGGAGCAGGTGTCGGTGCCCAGCTTAGAAGAGCTGGATGCGGCGGTGGGCGTGGCCATTGCTAACCCGGCGGTCACTCCAGCCCCAACGGTGGCCCCAGCCCAGCCCGTTGCCCAGGTGCCTGCGCCCACGGCAACCCCAGCCCCTAGCCCAGACGCCCCACCGACCGCGAGCCTGCCCCCGCTGCCGACCTCCGCCCCATCGACCGTTCAACCCCAGATCCTTCCCCCCACCCCCGATCCGGCAACCCTGAATCCTGCCGCCATCGATCAAGACAATGGCGGTCAGGCCATTGCGGTGAACCCCGTGCCCACAGCGGCCATCACCACCCCACCGCCCTCAGCGGCTCCGGGGCCTAGCCCCACTCCCAGCCCCAGCCTGCCCTCAGCGCCCCAAAATCCACCCTTTTTGACGGTGCCGCCCCCCAGCCGCCCCGATGCCGTTGCCAGCGAGACCGTTCCCCCCGCCCCCGCAACGACCGTTCTCACCGTGCCCACCCCTCCCACCGCCGCCGCTGGAGTCGTGATTCCGCCCAGCGTAGAGCCAATCCCCGTGGCCGTAGGCCCTGACGCGGCGCTTTCCTTTGGACAGCCGCTGCCCGGTAGCCTGTCGCCGGGGGCCGTGCCGCCGGGGCCAGATCGGCGCTTGGCCCCAGATACCCTCATTGCCGCTGGCAGCATTTTAGAGTTGCGCTACACCGGGCCTTCCTCCCTGGCGCTCGATCCGGGCACTGTTCACCAAGAAGTGCTGGTGCTGGAGACGGAAATCCGCGATCCCATGACTAACGGCCTTGTGGCCCCGGCAGGCAGTCAGCTCATCGGCCAGTTTCGGCCCAGCGGCGACGGCCACCAGTGGGTCAGCCAAATGCTGATTGCGCCCAACGGCCAGCGGGTTCCCTTTGCCAGCACCTCCGACTATGTTTACAACTCGCCCCAAGTGAGCGGCGGCACCTTGGCCTTGGGCGCTGGGCTGGGGGCGTTGGCCCTCACCCTGCTGACGGGCTTTGGCGGCATTGGCCTACTGGGGGGAGCCCTGATTGGGGCCACCACGGCGGTGGGCACCGCCCCGCAACTGCTGGTGATCGAGCCCAACCAGGTGATCTATGCCGAGGTGATGCAGGATGTTTACCGCGTCATGCCCATTGCTACCATGCCCGCCGAAACCCAGGAATGGGGAGCCCTACCCGGTACCTGGCAGGTTCCCTAG
- a CDS encoding AAA-like domain-containing protein, whose protein sequence is MSDTFPVNQVQHLLNRPLTHLESTILVASWEGRRYSAMAKQSGYGEEYLKQIGAKLWNELSNYFEITITKKNLRLILQQKFQEQEDEACSVEETALAAQTQPLPSTTHRFPSGPLPSDSSLYIHRPPAEAIAFAEIDQPGCLLCIHAPHRYGKTSLLRQLMAYAQSQQYRACLLDLQEADGRMLRRADLLLPWLCHRIAEELGLATEDEIPWDPRLGVKVNCGRYLQRVVLEPTETPVVLAIHALEVGLGQASVAQDLLSMLRLWHEQAQGTPLWERLRLVLVYATDSPTAFTQPTPQPLLSSVAPMNLGRSLGLPPLSLDQFVALGHRYQIEAFHDASQRSVAADLYELIGGHPYLAHLSCYAVQQGRQSLLDIVATAATPDSLFWPHLQERLARLQHYPKARMALRRVVTGRGVRVEGLALHQLMSLGLVRVDDGLVYPLGDIYRQFFAAYLLEEVAAVAS, encoded by the coding sequence ATGTCTGACACTTTCCCGGTCAATCAGGTTCAGCACCTTCTAAACCGCCCCCTAACCCATCTAGAATCTACGATTTTGGTGGCGTCCTGGGAAGGTCGCCGCTATAGCGCGATGGCGAAACAATCGGGATACGGGGAAGAATATTTAAAGCAAATTGGAGCCAAACTTTGGAATGAGCTATCCAATTATTTTGAGATCACGATAACAAAGAAAAATCTGCGCCTGATCCTCCAACAAAAGTTTCAAGAACAGGAGGATGAAGCCTGCTCAGTGGAGGAGACAGCCCTAGCGGCCCAGACGCAACCGCTGCCATCGACCACCCATCGGTTTCCATCGGGGCCGTTACCGTCAGATTCCTCGCTCTACATCCATCGCCCCCCCGCCGAGGCCATCGCCTTTGCTGAAATTGATCAGCCCGGTTGTTTGCTCTGCATCCACGCTCCCCACCGCTACGGCAAAACCTCGCTACTGCGACAACTGATGGCCTATGCCCAAAGCCAGCAGTACCGCGCCTGTTTGCTCGATCTCCAGGAGGCCGATGGGCGCATGTTACGGCGGGCCGATTTACTACTGCCCTGGCTCTGCCATCGCATTGCTGAGGAACTGGGCTTGGCCACGGAGGACGAGATTCCCTGGGATCCGCGTCTGGGGGTAAAGGTGAACTGTGGCCGCTACCTCCAGCGGGTGGTGCTAGAGCCCACCGAAACCCCGGTGGTGCTGGCTATCCATGCCCTAGAAGTTGGCCTAGGGCAAGCGTCGGTGGCCCAGGATTTGCTGTCGATGCTGCGGCTGTGGCACGAACAGGCCCAGGGCACTCCCCTATGGGAGCGGCTGCGCCTGGTTTTGGTCTACGCCACCGATAGCCCCACCGCCTTTACCCAGCCCACTCCCCAGCCCCTACTATCGAGCGTTGCGCCCATGAACCTGGGCCGATCTCTGGGGTTGCCACCCCTCAGCCTTGATCAGTTTGTGGCCCTGGGCCATCGTTACCAGATTGAAGCCTTCCACGATGCCAGCCAGCGCTCTGTCGCCGCTGACCTCTATGAGCTCATTGGTGGCCATCCCTACCTCGCCCACCTCAGTTGCTATGCCGTCCAACAAGGGCGGCAAAGCTTGCTGGATATTGTCGCCACAGCGGCTACCCCAGACAGCCTTTTTTGGCCCCACCTCCAAGAGCGTCTGGCCCGTCTCCAGCACTATCCCAAGGCCAGAATGGCCCTGCGGCGGGTGGTGACAGGACGGGGGGTGCGAGTGGAAGGGCTGGCCCTCCATCAACTGATGAGCCTCGGTTTGGTGCGGGTCGATGATGGGCTGGTGTATCCCCTAGGCGATATCTACCGCCAATTCTTCGCCGCTTACCTCCTAGAGGAAGTAGCGGCTGTGGCCTCCTAG
- a CDS encoding ArsR/SmtB family transcription factor produces MVDTVPPEVVQQVAEYFSVLSEPMRLRILNLLRDGEKCVQELVDATQTSQANVSKHLKVMLQAGILNRRTEGTSAYYSVADDLIFDLCGMVCDRIASRIEEQAKQFRNFSLAGRQ; encoded by the coding sequence GTGGTTGATACCGTTCCACCCGAAGTGGTACAGCAGGTAGCTGAATACTTCAGCGTCCTGAGCGAGCCCATGCGTTTGCGCATTCTCAACCTGCTGCGCGACGGGGAAAAGTGCGTGCAAGAACTGGTAGACGCCACCCAAACCAGTCAGGCCAATGTGTCTAAACACTTGAAGGTGATGCTGCAAGCAGGCATCCTCAACCGCCGCACCGAGGGTACCTCCGCCTACTACAGTGTGGCCGATGACTTGATTTTTGACCTCTGTGGCATGGTCTGTGATCGCATTGCCTCTCGGATTGAGGAGCAGGCCAAGCAGTTCCGAAACTTTAGTTTGGCGGGGCGGCAATAG